The following are encoded together in the Immundisolibacter sp. genome:
- the ubiA gene encoding 4-hydroxybenzoate octaprenyltransferase, giving the protein MTAWRWLAAHLQAYAELTRLHRPIGSLLLLWPTWWALWLASNGLPDPKILAVFTAGVLTMRSAGCAINDYLDRDVDRHVERTRNRPLARGAIRPAEALVICVLLLIASLALVLTLNRRTQELAVIGALLAVTYPLGKRLTHLPQIYLGLAFGWGIPMAYAAVQDKVPPIAWLLLIANVFWTVAYDTFYAMADRADDIKVGVKSTAILFGEDDRLIIGVLQASALATLALVGWNARLGPWFYGGLGLAALTALHHQYLARHRDPAACFRAFVANNWFGAAVFAGIAAHYGMNP; this is encoded by the coding sequence ATGACCGCCTGGCGGTGGCTGGCCGCGCACCTGCAAGCCTATGCCGAGCTGACGCGCCTGCACCGGCCGATCGGCAGCCTGCTGCTGCTGTGGCCGACCTGGTGGGCGCTGTGGCTGGCCAGCAACGGCCTGCCGGATCCGAAGATCCTGGCCGTGTTCACGGCCGGCGTGCTGACCATGCGCTCGGCCGGCTGCGCCATCAACGATTACCTCGACCGCGATGTCGACCGCCATGTGGAACGCACGCGCAACCGCCCGCTGGCGCGCGGCGCCATCCGGCCAGCCGAGGCGCTGGTGATTTGCGTGCTGCTGCTGATTGCATCGCTGGCGCTGGTGCTCACCCTGAACCGGCGCACCCAGGAACTGGCCGTGATCGGCGCCCTGCTGGCCGTGACCTATCCACTCGGCAAGCGCCTGACGCACCTGCCGCAGATCTATCTGGGGCTGGCCTTCGGCTGGGGCATCCCGATGGCCTATGCCGCGGTGCAGGACAAGGTGCCGCCCATCGCCTGGCTGCTGCTGATCGCCAACGTGTTCTGGACCGTCGCCTACGACACCTTCTACGCCATGGCGGACCGCGCCGACGACATCAAGGTCGGCGTCAAGTCGACCGCCATCCTGTTTGGCGAGGACGACCGGCTGATCATCGGCGTGCTGCAGGCAAGTGCCTTGGCCACGCTGGCACTGGTCGGCTGGAACGCCCGCCTGGGGCCCTGGTTCTACGGCGGGCTTGGCCTGGCGGCGCTGACCGCGCTGCACCACCAGTACCTCGCCCGGCACCGCGATCCGGCCGCCTGCTTCAGGGCCTTCGTAGCCAACAACTGGTTCGGTGCCGCGGTGTTCGCCGGCATTGCCGCCCACTACGGGATGAATCCGTGA